Proteins encoded within one genomic window of Spirulina major PCC 6313:
- the tnpC gene encoding IS66 family transposase, producing the protein MKPIEIPPAVEREQLRQASSEVLVELVLRQQEIIQQLVWEIERLKNNANSDSESSSKPPSSDIHKRSEHQPPKKEPPSQGKRKPGGQPGHQGKTRKGFGRIDRYEMVRAQVCGYCGSQELSLVPRKTRRHEVAELIQPAIEVVEYEQQCCCCSRCGQETWGELPPPVLGGQSLGAGLQSLLVWLGNYAHMSYEKQQEFLEELGNITVGVGTLQATNERASQSVKPTVEELGNWVKHQDYAQVDETPWLVKGVKEWMWVVCGVGFCLFHAADTRSRAELETLLGRSFDGVLVSDDFSVYNGYEVKAQQKCLAHLRRHFKKVCKLRHGKNPELAKAFLDLIDTAFEQHRQWRETEDGAAYHQWAAGFIYEVKAAVEHWLPLAGHEAGLLLRSLRDKANQWWYFLSHPEIPPDNNRAERSLRLAVTKRKVCGGSRSMAGFAQTARLLSVIQTCRTQGRSVLSFLKQALMATASPEQVSMPSLIPAT; encoded by the coding sequence ATGAAGCCCATCGAGATTCCCCCAGCCGTCGAACGAGAGCAACTGAGACAAGCATCATCAGAGGTGCTGGTGGAACTGGTGTTGCGGCAACAAGAGATTATTCAGCAACTAGTCTGGGAAATAGAGCGGCTCAAGAACAACGCCAACAGCGATAGCGAGAGTTCATCGAAACCCCCATCAAGCGACATCCACAAACGCTCAGAACACCAACCCCCAAAAAAAGAGCCACCAAGCCAAGGAAAGCGTAAACCCGGTGGGCAACCCGGTCATCAGGGAAAAACTCGCAAAGGGTTTGGCAGAATAGACCGCTACGAAATGGTGCGAGCGCAAGTGTGTGGGTACTGTGGGAGCCAAGAGTTGAGCCTAGTCCCCCGAAAAACGCGCCGCCATGAAGTAGCCGAGTTAATCCAACCCGCCATAGAAGTAGTGGAGTATGAGCAGCAGTGCTGCTGTTGTAGCCGATGTGGACAGGAAACATGGGGAGAGTTACCGCCGCCAGTGCTGGGAGGTCAAAGCTTAGGAGCCGGACTGCAATCCCTGTTGGTGTGGTTGGGGAACTACGCTCACATGAGCTATGAAAAGCAGCAGGAATTCCTAGAGGAACTGGGGAATATCACCGTGGGAGTAGGGACATTACAAGCGACCAATGAAAGGGCATCCCAAAGCGTTAAGCCGACAGTAGAGGAACTGGGAAACTGGGTGAAACACCAAGACTATGCCCAAGTGGATGAAACACCATGGCTAGTCAAGGGAGTGAAAGAGTGGATGTGGGTAGTGTGCGGGGTGGGTTTTTGCCTCTTCCACGCCGCTGATACTCGTTCAAGGGCGGAATTAGAGACCCTATTAGGTCGAAGCTTTGATGGTGTACTCGTCTCTGATGACTTCAGTGTGTACAACGGTTATGAGGTGAAAGCCCAGCAGAAGTGCTTGGCTCATCTAAGGCGGCACTTCAAGAAAGTCTGCAAGCTCAGGCATGGAAAAAATCCAGAGTTGGCGAAGGCATTCCTGGATTTGATTGACACAGCCTTTGAGCAGCATCGTCAGTGGCGTGAAACCGAGGATGGGGCTGCCTATCATCAATGGGCGGCGGGCTTTATCTATGAGGTGAAGGCGGCTGTGGAGCATTGGCTCCCCCTGGCTGGGCATGAGGCGGGCTTGTTATTGCGCTCTCTACGCGATAAGGCAAATCAGTGGTGGTATTTCCTGTCCCATCCAGAAATTCCCCCGGATAATAATCGTGCGGAACGCTCGTTGCGGTTGGCTGTAACCAAGCGTAAGGTTTGTGGTGGCTCGCGTTCGATGGCAGGTTTTGCCCAGACGGCAAGGTTACTGAGTGTGATTCAGACTTGTCGGACTCAAGGGCGTTCGGTGTTGAGTTTCTTGAAACAAGCTTTGATGGCGACGGCTTCTCCTGAGCAAGTCTCCATGCCTTCCCTCATCCCTGCTACCTGA
- a CDS encoding CHAT domain-containing protein — MVRSPLISLSLIATLWGLPSLIQRLPAAIAAETNPLVELTQQGLQQLESGQFEAALRTYRQLLDQAEREGSDRARDEARLGQAKATLLAQRYSEAIPQWEQIVTHERQTPNHSGLPLALTNLALAQFGAGHYRGAETALREAVTAWDSLRANLADLDQVTLFEQQAHTYRLLQKTLVAQGNTDAALVVAEASRAQSLVEQLVRKHRPTAAPPLDLEAIRTAARTEKTTLVIYALVGDEVRVLGTEANEPTTLYSWVVSPQGAIAFHTLDLEAAGIESLRTFVRQTRTQLIDRFGRGRVTTTLPGDGAADYLYQLLIAPIAAHLPRDPAASVTILPQDALFLVPFATLRNPAGNYLIESHTLQVAPNVQTLAIAATTPERSSQGTAVIVGNPTMPTLPQQDRPLSALPGAEQEAIAVANLLNTTPFLGSQASFTQIQPHLATASVLHFATHGLLSCVDTQIDPNETLRYELRCPDSQLDWYGNAIAPPASTARENNVFVNPGAVIVGGNVFVGGEAAETALAREKVVRVDLPGALVLTADDEFATSDLKDGFLTSREIVALDLTADLVVLSACDTGQGRITGDGVVGLSRSFLAAGAESVVVSLWAIPDIPTAMLMTEFYRNLRSNPDKAAALRQAMLTTMEQYPDPFNWGAFVFMGDRT; from the coding sequence ATGGTGCGATCGCCCCTGATCTCTTTATCCTTAATCGCCACCCTGTGGGGACTGCCGAGTCTGATCCAGCGGCTCCCGGCGGCGATCGCTGCCGAAACCAATCCCCTTGTGGAGTTAACCCAGCAGGGCCTACAGCAGCTAGAGTCTGGCCAATTTGAAGCGGCGTTGCGTACCTATCGACAGTTGTTAGACCAGGCGGAACGGGAGGGGAGCGATCGCGCCCGTGATGAGGCTCGCCTTGGCCAGGCCAAAGCCACCCTCCTCGCCCAACGGTACAGCGAGGCAATCCCGCAGTGGGAGCAGATTGTCACCCATGAACGCCAGACCCCCAACCACAGCGGCTTACCCCTGGCGTTAACAAATTTGGCCCTGGCGCAGTTTGGGGCGGGACACTATCGAGGGGCGGAAACAGCCCTGCGGGAGGCGGTGACCGCGTGGGATAGCCTGCGGGCGAATTTGGCGGATCTCGACCAAGTGACCCTCTTTGAACAACAAGCTCACACCTATCGCCTCTTGCAAAAAACCTTGGTGGCCCAGGGAAACACCGATGCGGCGCTGGTGGTTGCCGAAGCGAGTCGGGCGCAATCCTTGGTGGAACAGTTGGTGCGCAAGCATCGCCCCACGGCCGCGCCGCCGCTAGATCTTGAAGCGATCCGCACAGCGGCTAGAACGGAAAAGACAACCCTGGTGATTTATGCCTTGGTGGGGGATGAGGTGCGGGTTTTGGGCACAGAAGCCAATGAACCGACGACGCTCTACAGTTGGGTGGTGTCGCCCCAGGGTGCGATCGCTTTTCACACCCTCGATCTTGAAGCGGCGGGCATTGAGTCACTGCGTACCTTTGTCCGCCAAACCCGCACCCAACTCATCGATCGCTTTGGCCGAGGACGAGTGACCACAACGCTCCCCGGTGACGGCGCGGCGGACTATCTCTATCAACTCTTGATCGCGCCAATCGCGGCCCATCTGCCCCGCGATCCCGCTGCTTCGGTGACAATTCTGCCCCAAGATGCCCTGTTCCTCGTCCCCTTTGCCACGCTGCGCAATCCTGCCGGAAATTATCTAATTGAATCCCACACGCTGCAAGTTGCGCCCAATGTGCAGACCTTAGCGATCGCCGCCACCACCCCAGAACGTTCCTCCCAAGGAACCGCCGTGATCGTTGGCAACCCCACCATGCCCACCCTGCCCCAACAGGATCGCCCCCTCAGTGCCTTACCCGGCGCGGAACAAGAAGCGATCGCCGTGGCGAACCTCCTCAACACCACCCCCTTTCTAGGATCACAGGCCAGCTTCACCCAGATTCAGCCCCACCTCGCCACCGCCTCCGTACTCCACTTCGCCACCCACGGCCTGCTCTCCTGCGTGGACACCCAAATCGACCCCAACGAAACCCTGCGCTACGAGTTGCGCTGTCCTGACTCCCAACTGGATTGGTACGGTAATGCGATCGCGCCACCTGCCAGCACGGCCCGTGAAAATAATGTGTTTGTCAATCCCGGCGCGGTGATTGTGGGGGGCAATGTGTTTGTGGGTGGGGAGGCGGCGGAAACGGCCCTCGCCCGCGAAAAAGTGGTGCGCGTGGATTTGCCGGGTGCTCTCGTTCTCACCGCTGATGATGAGTTTGCCACGAGTGATCTTAAGGATGGCTTTTTAACCAGTCGGGAAATTGTGGCCTTGGATTTAACGGCGGATTTGGTGGTGTTGAGTGCCTGTGATACCGGACAGGGAAGGATTACGGGGGATGGGGTTGTGGGGTTGTCGCGATCGTTTTTGGCGGCGGGGGCGGAAAGTGTGGTGGTGTCGCTCTGGGCGATTCCGGATATTCCGACGGCGATGCTGATGACGGAGTTTTATCGCAATCTCCGCAGCAATCCGGATAAGGCCGCCGCCCTCCGCCAAGCGATGCTCACCACCATGGAACAATACCCCGATCCGTTCAACTGGGGCGCGTTTGTGTTCATGGGCGATCGCACCTGA
- a CDS encoding adenosine deaminase: protein MALYAELHRHLGGSVVPRILWRYFQRYEPDLSQRFPDYDPFEDFYTRPRETLDEYLELHTLVESVQTENTLPYFIYRLLRGAYVFENLAYLELRYTPYYRTDHDRSEAERIDQMQRIVEVVGKAMQGVEHPIITPQILCMHVRLPYAVNRAIVDLAIANPDLVCGVDLAGGDNHYGDRIEELVTLFDYARSHGVKTTGHLYETADGCHPQLLPYLQRIGHGIQIPLQHPELLREVAANGQCLEVCPTTYFQTGALEDLSQLKTVFQRCFDAGVDVAICTDNAGLHNVRLPFEYENLLTHDIINFRQLQACQDAAFRHAFAWPHKQPPTLLLNTLLQEEPPADATSIYP, encoded by the coding sequence ATGGCTCTTTATGCAGAACTCCATCGTCATTTAGGTGGTTCCGTGGTTCCCCGCATTCTTTGGCGATATTTTCAACGCTATGAGCCGGATTTGTCCCAACGGTTTCCAGACTATGACCCCTTTGAAGATTTCTACACCCGCCCCCGCGAGACGTTGGATGAATATTTAGAGCTGCATACCTTAGTGGAAAGTGTGCAAACAGAAAACACCTTGCCCTATTTCATCTATCGCCTGTTACGGGGGGCCTATGTCTTTGAAAATCTCGCCTATTTAGAACTGCGTTATACCCCCTATTACCGCACCGATCACGATCGCTCTGAAGCCGAACGCATTGACCAAATGCAGCGCATTGTGGAAGTGGTGGGCAAAGCGATGCAGGGGGTGGAACATCCGATCATTACGCCGCAAATTTTATGTATGCATGTGCGGCTTCCCTATGCGGTGAATCGGGCGATCGTGGATTTAGCGATCGCCAATCCCGATCTCGTTTGTGGGGTGGATTTGGCGGGGGGCGATAACCATTATGGCGATCGCATCGAGGAGTTGGTGACGTTGTTTGACTATGCGCGATCGCACGGTGTGAAGACCACCGGCCACCTCTACGAAACCGCCGACGGTTGCCATCCCCAATTGCTGCCCTATTTACAACGCATCGGCCACGGGATTCAAATCCCCCTCCAACATCCGGAACTGCTGCGGGAAGTGGCCGCCAATGGTCAATGTTTAGAGGTGTGCCCCACCACCTATTTTCAAACCGGCGCGTTAGAGGATTTATCGCAATTAAAAACCGTGTTTCAACGCTGTTTTGATGCGGGGGTGGATGTGGCGATTTGTACCGATAATGCGGGGCTGCATAATGTGCGCTTGCCCTTTGAATATGAGAATTTATTGACCCACGATATTATTAATTTTCGGCAACTCCAAGCCTGCCAAGATGCGGCGTTTCGTCATGCCTTTGCCTGGCCCCATAAACAGCCGCCCACGTTGCTGTTAAATACCCTGCTCCAAGAAGAACCGCCCGCCGATGCCACCTCAATTTATCCCTAA